The proteins below are encoded in one region of Penicillium psychrofluorescens genome assembly, chromosome: 4:
- a CDS encoding uncharacterized protein (ID:PFLUO_006745-T1.cds;~source:funannotate), with the protein MPFQQRTKKNNNNNKKDGRKRTSSVSTTQAGPVETTEQSKQSLKSSDPSPTESANKMPNVFEFLDDNGESSSESSESEEEGTQALTKIQSPKPRTSPVAHGVLKSGGGHSPPSSFGFKSSSDSRQSSDTAATSTSENQLQLARKSTAAQSKALRGKANASSSSGKRQLEITRPESYYTQDMHRSPLPPSPPSSPEDSLHRDVLTNRRSSTPQAPSGYGLVAAHLTQPAPEEKAGFPPLYRRFENLNHRVLLHLQDEIAQMEEDLQALDEYDELHRSTTAEEEGTKVMPASRRMDVKHQVYSSLHYRRMDLMSNLIQKTEQYNNALSAYSKVAQTLPRASENDIHTYRAWMKEHNPVAASETKFLDHDLDLVSLTPRLAASASAAPVYMAIIIGAGAILLPLLAFSMIAEFSGRLVVVTVVGGAAAAIAASYSAGIDTLVDSRDGWRCATLYFGFMTVAAMFIP; encoded by the exons atgccgTTCCAACAGCGTACCAAGAAGAATAACAATAACAATAAGAAAGATGGACGAAAAAGGACGTCCTCGGTTTCGACCACACAGGCTGGCCCTGTCGAGACCACGGAGCAATCCAAGCAATCACTAAAGAGTTCCGATCCCTCCCCCACCGAGTCGGCGAACAAGATGCCCAATGTCTTCGAATTCCTCGACGATAACGGCGAGTCGTCGTCAGagtcgtcggagtcggaagaggaaggaacCCAAGCCCTCACCAAGATCCAATCGCCCAAACCCCGAACAAGTCCCGTGGCACATGGGGTATTGAAGTCGGGAGGAGGCCATAGTCCACCAAGTTCCTTTGGGTTCAAAAGTTCGAGCGACTCGCGCCAGTCATCGGATACTGCTGCGACCTCGACGTCAGAGAATCAGTTGCAGCTGGCGCGGAAGTCTACAGCCGCACAATCAAAGGCACTCAGAGGAAAGGCCAAtgcctcgtcgtcgtccgGCAAGCGTCAATTGGAAATCACTCGGCCAGAGAGTTACTACACACAGGACATGCATCGATCACCACTGCCGCCGTCTCCACCCAGCAGCCCAGAAGACAGTCTTCACCGCGACGTGCTCACCAACAGGCGGAGCAGCACCCCCCAAGCACCATCGGGCTATGGACTCGTGGCGGCGCATCTCACCCAGCCCGCCCCGGAGGAGAAAGCGGGCTTTCCGCCGCTGTACCGACGCTTCGAGAACCTGAACCATCGCGTGTTGCTCCATCTGCAGGACGAGATCGcgcagatggaagaggatCTGCAAGCACTCGACGAGTACGACGAGCTCCATCGttccaccaccgccgaggaggaaggtACGAAGGTGATGCCGGCTTCTCGGCGAATGGATGTCAAGCACCAGGTGTACTCGTCCCTGCACTATCGACGCATGGACCTAATGTCTAATCTGATCCAAAAGACTGAGCAATACA ACAACGCCCTCAGCGCATACAGCAAAGTCGCACAAACCCTCCCCCGCGCTTCCGAAAACGATATCCACACCTACCGCGCCTGGATGAAAGAACACAACCCCGTCGCCGCATCCGAGACCAAGTTCCTGGACCacgacctcgacctcgtctcGCTGACTCCGCGCCTGGCCGCTTCCGCCTCCGCGGCCCCAGTATACAtggccatcatcatcggcgccggcgcgATATTGCTCCCGCTGCTGGCATTCAGCATGATCGCCGAGTTCTCGGGCCGGCTCGTCGTCGTGACGGTCGTGGGCGGCGCGGCGGCTGCTATCGCGGCGAGTTACTCGGCTGGAATTGATACATTGGTTGATTCGAGGGATGGGTGGCGGTGTGCGACGCT ATACTTTGGCTTCATGACTGTGGCAGCCATGTTTATCCCTTAA